Part of the Cloacibacterium caeni genome is shown below.
TATTCTAGTAGAGTGAATTTTACTGCCAGAACCTTTGATTATGTAAGAAGGATTTCCGTTATCAATTCCTGCATAGTAATCGTTATAGGAAATTTGTCCTGTTACTTTTTCGTGGGAAAAGCCTTGACTTGCGAATAAAGTTAGGCGCTGTTTCGGGTTTAATTTATATTCGCCATTAATATTCACGAAATTTTTCAAGCCATTTCCACTTGGTCTGTAACCGTCAGTTTCTATGTGACCATAGTTTACATTCAAAGAGTAGTTGGTGTCAGAAGAATTGAGCTGTGTTATCGACTGAAAATATTTGTGAGAACCCAACATGGTATTTTGGGCAATAGAAGTTCCTTTTTCGAAACTTGGTCTTGTATAAAATTTTACAGTTCCGCCAATTCCACCTCCGTATAAAGTTGAAGCAGGACCTTTTATCACTTCAATATTATTGACATAAGAGAAATCTACATCATCTAATAATGCAATTCCTTCTGCATTGGTTAATGGCATATTGTTCCAATAAACTTTTACGCCCCAATTGTTGAATTTTTGGTCATTCCCAAATCCTCTGATGACAATTCTCTGTCCGCCAATATTTGTCCTTTTATCTACTTGAACACCCGAAATGGTAGAAAGAGATTGTTCTATAAGCACGGAATTATTTCTATTAAGGTCTTCATCTGAGAGAATTTCTGTGGCTTGAGCATTTTTAGCGAATTCATTTCGCTCTTGATTTACTTTTTTACGTGCTTTTAAAGTAATTTGTTCGATGTTTTTTTCTGTAGCAGAAGTTTGTCCATAACTATATTGTGCAAACAATACAATCACTGCTAATAAAGTCTTTTTCATTAAAATCTATCGGTTAAAACTGATTAAAATATTGGATATAATATTGATTATTTCTTTGAATCTTGATAAAAGAAATAAAGAGAGGCTTAGAAACCTCTCTTTATGATTTATGAAACTTTATCTTGTTGATTAGAACGGGGTTTATATTGTAATTTTTTCAACTTAAAAATTTTTGTTTTGTTAGTCTTTGTATTATAATATTCTATCCCAAAACTATTTTTCTCAATAGGATTCTTGAGTTCAATTTCTTTGTCTATTCCTTCAGAAATTCTGGATTTTATTTCTATTGTATTTCCCTTTTCTTCTACTTCTACATTGAATTTTTTATCATTAATCAAAAAATGTTTTATCTGTAGATTTTTAGAAGTTTCTTTGTCAATTACCATTATAAAATCCTTTCCTCTCACGTCTTTTACTCCACCAAACCAATTGGTGTAATAAGCTTCTACGATGATGATATCCTTTTTACAAGAAAAAGAAAAGAATAGACTGATCAAAAGAAATAAAAATAGCTTTTTCAAGTTCTAATTTTTTTAAAAATTTATCTTACAATAAGTTTAGAAGAGAAAATGTACTCACCTTCTTTTTCAACTTTTACGATGTAATGTCCTTTCGGTAGACTTGGTGAGATTTTTTCTTCTGCATTCACTCCATTTTTAGTGAAAACTAATTTCCCCGAAATATCAAAAACATTTACGGTAACGTTCTTGTGTTTTGCATTCATTTTTAAGTAGAAATCTCCTCTTGTAGGATTAGGATATACTCTATAGATTTCTTCTACTGAATTTTCTGTAGTTGCAAGATTGGTATCATTCATAGTTGTGAATATACCTCTACCATAAGTAGAAGCTAAAACAGTTCTTGTACTTGGTCTATAGTCTAAATTGGTGACTCTTACGTTTCCTAAACCATTTGTATATTGAGACCAAGTTGGTGTAGCACTTAGGAAGTTGGTAGTTCCCCATACTCCTAATTCTGTACCTAGAATCACTTCATTTTTATTTTCTGGATTCATCAAAGCACTTCTAATTGGCATATCGGGTAGGTTTCCTTCTTTACTATTCCAAGTTGTCCCTCCATCTGTAGTATAAAAAACACTATCAGTATTATAATTAGAAATGGTAACGATGATTTCATTATCATTAGTACCATACTGAATATCAGAAATGGCTCCTAAGAACGGAACGGTTAATTCATTAATTTGATAAATACCAGTATTAGCATAAGTAACTTTAAAAAGTCTACCATTATCAAATCCTACCATAAGTGTTGTGTATGTGGTTTGATAAGGTGAAGCAGCTAAACAAGAAACATCTTCTGAAGTAAAATTACCTAATATGATTTTACTTCTTCCCAAATTAAGCGGATTAGTTGATAAACCATCTACTTTATTTAATGTAATTTCTTTTGTTGTGGCATCTTTATTTCCATAAGAATAAAATACATCTATATTTCTATCTAGTGTAGCTTCGTTTATAAAATGTCCTAAATCGTTATCTGGCGCGTCAATTAAGTCTATATAAGTGTTACTTGGTGCGTGATATAAATAATGATTATTATAAACGTAGCTACTTATTTTATAAATATTATTATCGTCAAACTCTACAAATGCACCGTCTCCACCATCATAATAAGCATCTGAGTAAAGATTATTTGCTAATGGAGCCCCTGTAAATCTTCTTGTTCCGTTATCTTGCGCACCTGCTAAAATTTCTTCAGTAGAATTGGTCTTAGTAGGATTCATTTTTGCATCATAGAATTGGGTAACATTATATCTATTATTTCTTACTGAAATTCCTGTATTAGTAACAATATTAGCTTTATTAGAACAGAAATATATTCCACCATCATTTCCAAATACAATTTGGTTACTATCTTTCGGGTTGAAGACTATGGCATGCTGGTCTGCATGAACTAGAGAAACCGAAAGCGTAGCCAACTGATTATTATTAGACCATTTAGAAATTTGAGTCCACGTAGAACCAGAGTTGGTACTTCTAAATAAATCAATACCTCCTACATAAACTGTAGCATCATTGGTAGGATCTGTTACAATTACCAAATCATAGAAACTTTGGCCTCTTGTAAAATCATTAGCAGGAATCCCTGTATCTTTATCTTTCGGGAGGGTAACACCAGAATTCACTACATTACTAGCTGCCCATGTAGCACCTGTATCTGTAGTTTTAATAATTCTAACTGGCTCTGTAGAACCACTTCCCTGAAGCAAACCATAAGCTACAGCACCGTTTGTCTTAGAAAGTGCAATTTGTACTCTAGAATTTGACAAATTTGCATTATATATATTAGTGAAATTTATTCCGTCTATAGAACGAAAAATTTTACCACCTGATGTTGTACCACCAAACAAAGCCCCTCTTGTAGAAACCCAAACTGAATTATCAAAACCTATTTCTATTTGCTGAATTGAATAGCCTATATAACTAGCTTCTGGTAAACTTAATGAAGTGATTCTTGTAAAATTCGAACCATCTGTAGATTTATAAAGCCCTGATTGGTATAGTCCATGAAAGCCTTCGTTATAACCGCCACTTACTCCCGCATAAACTTCGGACACTCCTCCGTTATTTCTTACTTTAATGTCATTTACATAGAAATAACCATTTCTAATTCCTTGTGAGTTATAAGTATTTGCTGGTGCAAAAATTTGTGTCCAAGTTGCACCTCCATTTGTAGTTTTCCAAATACCAGCTCCTACATTATCTTGTGTAGAAGATTCACCAGTTCCCACATACATAATTTGTGGATTATTAGGATCTGCAGCAATACATACTACAGAAAGATTTGCCCAAAAATCATTAATTGGTGACCATTCAGAAGAGGCATTGGTAATATCATTATTTACCCAAAGTCCTCCAGAAACTCCACCGGCAAAAACTCTTTTTCCTGTAGCATCGTTTGGATCAAATAAAATTGCCCTAGTTCTTCCTCCTACACTATATGGTCCTCTCTCAAACCATTGTGTGTTATTAATTGAGTTAATTCTTTGATTGGAATTAGGAATAATATTTCCTAGAAAAGAGATATTTTGTTTTGGAGCGTATTTACCAGATTTAATTTCATTATTTAGTTTCACTAAACTCTGAAACTTATTCTCGCCAGTTACTGGATCAATCGTATTTTTTAAATCTCTGATGTTATATTCTTTTGGTGGAACTTGTCCATCAGATTTTAATTTGCTGGCATTATTTTCTATATTCTTAATGTGACTTTCGAGAGTAGCTCTTCTTTCATTAAGGGTTTGCGAATAAACTTTACTTACAAATAGTAAAAGTAAAAAAGGAAATAAGTATATTTTTTTCATTTGAAATTTTTTACGAAGATAAAGACTTTTTTTGCAAAAAAAAATCCTAGCCATTTTAAAATGACTAGGATTTAGAATATTTTATTAAATTTTGATTATGCTTGAGCATTACCAGCACCTACTACGAAAGGTTCAACTTCTTTGATTTCTCCGAATTGAGCTTCATAGTTTTGGATATTTTGTTGAAGAGCAGCTAAAACTCTTTTTGCATGAAGAGGAGCAAGGATTACTCTGCTTCTTACTTGAGCCTGCTGAACTCCTGGCATTAATTGAATAAAATCTAATACAAACTCAGATGGTGAGTGGTTTACTAATGCAAGGTTGCAATAAGCACCAGCTGCTACCATTTCGTTTAATTGAATATTGATGTTTTGATCTTGGTTTTGGTTGTTATCCATTTTTATAAGTTTTAATAAGTTAATATTTTACATTCAAAAAAAAAGAAGGTTTAAAGAACAGTAAAACTGTCTTTAAACCTTACATTCATATTAATTTAAATCCTCGAATTCTTTTTTAGAACCCACGATTACACTTTGATAATCTTTAAGACCTGTACCTGCAGGAATTCTGTGTCCTACGATTACATTTTCTTTAAGACCGTTTAGTTCGTCTACTTTACCAGACACTGCTGCTTCGTTTAGAACTTTAGTAGTCTCTTGGAATGATGCTGCAGACATGAAAGACTTAGTCTGTAAAGCTGCTCTGGTAATACCTTGTAATACAGGCGTTGCAGTTGCAGTAAGTGCTTCACGAACTTCTACTAATTGAAGATCTTCTCTCTTCAGTTTAGAATTTTCGTCTCTCAATTCTCTAGCGGTAATCATTTGACCAGCTTTGAAAATTTTAGAATCTCCTGGTTCAGTTACTACTTTCAATCCGAAAACTCTGTTGTTTTCTTCAAGGAAATCATATTTATGTTCAAGACTGTTTTCAAGGAATTGGGTATCACCTCCGTCTACGATTTCTACTTTAGTCATCATCTGTCTTACGATGATTTCGAAATGCTTATCGTCAATTTTTACCCCTTGTAAACGGTAAACTTCTTGAATTTCGTTTACTAAATACTCTTGAACAGCTGTTGGACCTTTGATTCTTAAGATATCATCTGGTGTTACAGAACCGTCAGAAAGTGGCGAGCCAGCTCTCACGAAGTCGTTTTCTTGAACTAAGATTTGATTAGAAAGTTTTACTAAATATTTCTTAATCTCACCAGTTTTAGATTCTACGATTAATTCACGGTTACCTCTCTTAATTTTACCATAAGAAACTACCCCGTCAATTTCTGTAACTACAGCAGGATTAGAAGGATTTCTCGCTTCGAATAATTCGGTTACTCTTGGTAAACCTCCTGTGATATCCCCTGCTTTTGCAGATTTTCTAGGAATTTTGATTAAGACTTTACCTGCCTTAATTTTTTCACCATCATTTACCATTAAGTGAGCTCCTACTGGTAAGTTGTATGCTTTTTGCTCAATTCCTTTAGAATCTACCACTTTCAAGGTAGGAATGGCTTTCTTATTTCTAGATTCTGAGATTACTTTTTCTTCGAAACCTGTTTGTTCGTCGATTTCTAATTGGAAAGAAACCCCTTGAATAATATCTTCGTATTCTACTTTACCAGCAGTTTCTGCGATGATAACCGCGTTATATGGATCCCATTTTGCAATAAGGTCTCCTTTTTTCACTTTATCACCAGGTTTTACAGAAAGTGCAGAACCATAAGGTACGTTTGCTACCATTAATGGTGTTCTAGCTGCATTATCTGCTACTAAACGGAATTCTGTAGAACGAGAAATTACGATATCTGCTTCATTACCATTTTCATCTTCAGAAATAATGGTTCTTAATTCGTCAAATTCTACGATACCATCTCTCTTAGCAACGATAGTAGGATTTTCTGAAACGTTTCCTGCAGTTCCCCCTTGGTGGAAAGTTCTCAGTGTAAGCTGAGTACCTGGTTCCCCAATTGATTGTGCCGCAATTACACCTACAGCTTCTCCCATGTGAATCATCTTACCTGTAGCTAGGTTACGTCCGTAACATTTCGCACAGATACCTTTTTTAGCTTCACAAGTCAATGGTGAACGAACTTCTACGGTTTCTATACCCGCTTCTTCTACTTTTTTAGCAAGCTCTTCGTTAATCAACTCATCAGCGTGAACTAAAATTTCGTCGTTTTCTGGATTATAGATGTCGTGAAGAGAAACTCTACCTAAAATTCTTTCAGATAGTTTTTCTACGATTTCATCATTTTTCTTCAATGCAGCTACTTCTGTACCTCTTAAAGTACCACAATCATCTTCTGTAATGATTACGTCTTGAGCTACGTCTACTAATCTTCTTGTTAAGTAACCAGCATCCGCAGTTTTAAGAGCGGTATCCGCAAGACCTTTACGAGCACCGTGGGTAGAGATAAAGTATTCCAAAATTGATAAACCTTCTTTAAAGTTCGCAATAATTGGGTTTTCGATGATCTCGGCTCCTACTGCACCAGCTTTTTGTGGTTTTGCCATCAAACCTCTCATACCAGATAACTGACGAATCTGTTCTTTAGAACCCCTCGCTCCAGAATCTAGCATCATATATACAGAGTTGAATCCACCTTGGTCAGATTTCATTCTGCTCATAATCATCTCAGTAAGACCAGCATTGGTATTGGTCCAAACGTCAATTACTTGGTTATAACGTTCTGTATCTGTGATAAGACCCATGTTATAGTTCCCTTTAATCTCGTCTACTGTTTCAATTGCTTGAGCAATCATGGTTTTCTTTTCTGCTGGTACTACAATATCAGCCAGTGAGAAAGATAGACCGCCTTTGAAAGCGTTCATATAACCAAGATTTTTCATATCATCAAGGAACTTAACAGTAGTTGGGAAATCTGTATCTGCTAAGATTTTACCAATTACGTTTCTTAATGATTTTTTAGTCAATAATTCATCAATATAACCTACTTGTTTAGGAACAATTTGGTTAAATAAAATTCTACCAACTGTAGTATCTTGAAGTTTAGTTACTATTTCTCCTTCTTCTGTTTTAAATGGAAGTCTACATCTTACTTTAGCGTTAAGAGAAACTTGACCTTCAGAGTAAGCAATTTCTACTTCTTCTGGAGAATAGAATACTAAACCTTCACCTTTTACCTTGTGCGTTTCTGTAGAATGCGCTTCTTTGGTCATGAAATATAGACCAAGAACCATGTCCTGAGAAGGTACGGTAATAGGAGAACCGTTAGCTGGGTTCAAGATATTCTGAGAACCTAGCATTAATAACTGAGCTTCTAAAATTGCTTCTGGCCCTAATGGTAAGTGTACCGCCATCTGGTCACCATCGAAGTCGGCGTTGAATGCCGTAGTTACTAACGGGTGAAGTTGGATAGCTTTACCTTCAATCATTTTAGGCTGGAACGCTTGGATACCCAATCTGTGAAGAGTAGGTGCACGGTTCAATAGAACTGGGTGACCTTTCATCACGTTTTCTAGAATATCATAAACTACTGGTTCTTTTCTATCAATAATTCTTTTAGCAGATTTTACTGTTTTTACAATACCTCTTTCAATTAACTTTCTAATGATAAATGGTTTGTAAAGTTCTGCTGCCATATCTTTAGGGATACCACACTCATGTAATTGTAAGTTAGGACCTACAACAATAACCGAACGTGCAGAGTAATCTACCCTTTTTCCTAATAAGTTCTGACGGAAACGACCTTGTTTTCCTTTCAATGAATCTGAAAGTGATTTCAATGGTCTGTTAGATTCTGATTTTACAGCAGATGATTTTCTAGTGTTATCAAATAATGAATCTACCGCTTCCTGAAGCATACGCTTCTCGTTTCTCAAGATAACTTCTGGAGCTTTAATCTCTAAAAGTCTCTTTAGACGGTTGTTTCTAATGATAACTCTTCTGTATAAATCATTTAAATCTGATGTAGCGAATCTACCACCATCTAGTGGAACTAGTGGTCTTAATTCTGGTGGAATTACAGGAAGAACACGCATCACCATCCATTCTGGGCGGTTAATCATTCTAGTATTAGCACCTCTAAGAGCTTCTACTACAGATAATCTTTTTAATGCTTCAGTTCTTCTTTGTTTAGAAGATTCATTGTGAGCTTTGTGACGAAGATCGTAAGAAAGAGCATCTAAATCAATTCTCTTTAACAATTCTTCCACTGCTTCAGCACCCATTTTAGCAACAAATTTGTTAGGATCTGTATCTTCTAAATATTGGTTTTCGATAGGAAGCGTTTCTAAAACATCTAGATATTCTTCTTCTGTTAAGAATTCTTTGTCTTCGAAATCAGAACCGTCTGCTTTTTTAGCGATACCTTGTTGGATTACTACATATCTTTCGTAGTAGATAATCATATCTAATTTCTTAGAAGGTAATCCTAAAAGGTAACCAATTTTGTTTGGAAGTGAACGGAAATACCAGATGTGAGCAACTGGAACCACTAAATTAATGTGTCCAATTCTCTCTCTACGTACTTTTTTCTCGGTAACTTCTACACCACAACGGTCACAAACGATGCCTTTGTATCGAATTCTCTTATATTTTCCACAAGCACATTCGTAATCCTTTACAGGACCGAAGATTTTCTCGCAGAATAAACCATCTCTTTCTGGTTTGTGAGTTCTATAGTTAATCGTTTCTGGTTTTAGCACCTCTCCTTTTGACTCTTGAAGAATGATTTCAGGAGAAGCTAAACCGATGGTGATTTTACTAAATCTACTTGTTTTATTTTTTGACATAATCTGTTCAAATAAAAATTAAAAAAATGAGGATTACTCTTCCAATCTTATATCAAGACCTAGACCTTGTAATTCGTGTAACAATACGTTGAAAGATTCTGGAATACCAGGTTCTGGCATAGCCTCACCTTTTGCGATTGCTTCATACGTTTTCGCTCTACCGATTACGTCGTCTGATTTCACGGTTAAGATTTCTCTCAAGATGTTAGACGCTCCGAATGCTTCTAGAGCCCAAACCTCCATCTCTCCGAATCTCTGACCACCGAATTGTGCTTTACCTCCTAATGGTTGCTGAGTAATTAATGAATAAGGACCGATAGAACGTGCGTGCATCTTATCATCTACCATGTGTCCTAGTTTCAACATATAAATTACCCCAACTGTAGCAGGCTGAGTAAATCTCTCACCAGTACCACCATCATATAAATAAGTACTTCCGTAGATAGGAAGACCTGCTTTTTCGGTGTATTCTGTGATTTGTTCTAAGCTTGCACCATCAAAGATAGGAGTAGCAAATTTTAATCCTAATTTTTTACCAGCCCATCCTAAAACGGTTTCGTAAATCTGACCGATGTTCATACGAGAAGGTACACCTAGTGGATTCAATACGATATCTACAGGAGTTCCGTCTTCTAAGAATGGCATATCTTCTTCTCTTACGATTCTAGACACGATACCTTTGTTACCGTGACGACCTGCCATTTTATCACCTACGTTTAATTTACGTTTTTTAGCGATGTATACTTTAGCTAGTTTAATGATACCTGCTGGTAGTTCGTCTCCGATGGAAATAGCATATTTCTCACGGTTTTTAACTCCTTGAATATCATTATATTTAATTTTATAGTTATGAATTAATTGTTTAATTAAATCATTTTTGTCTGCATCTACAGTCCAATCTGCACCACTTACGTTTACATAATCTTCTACAGATTGAAGAAGTTTAAGCGTAAACTTAGCTCCTTTTGGAATGATTTCTTCTTCTAAGTCGTTATTAACACCTTGAGAAGTTTTACCATTAACAAGAGTATTTAATTTTTCAAGAAGGGTATTTCTTAATTCATCGAATTGAGCTTTGTATCTGTTTTCGATTTCTTCAAGTTTTAACTTCTCTTCAGTTCTTTTCTTCTTGTCTTTGATGTTTCTTGAGAATAATTTTTTGTTGATAACAACACCTCTTAGTGAAGAGTCTGCTTTTAATGAAGCATCTTTTACATCACCAGCTTTGTCACCAAAGATTGCTCTCAATAGTTTTTCTTCTGGTGTAGGATCAGATTCACCTTTTGGAGTAATTTTACCAATTAAGATATCACCAGGCTTCACTTCTGCACCAATTCTAATCATACCGTTTTCATCAAGGTCTTTCGTAGCCTCTTCAGAAACGTTAGGAATATCTGCAGTTAGTTCTTCCATACCTAGTTTGGTATCTCTTACCTCTAATGAATACTCATCTACGTGGATAGAAGTAAACCAGTCTTCTCTTACTACTTTCTCATTGATTACAATCGCATCCTCGAAGTTATACCCTTTCCAAGGCATGAAGGCTACAGTAAGGTTTCTACCAATAGCTAATTCTCCTTTTTCGGTAGCGTAACCATCACAAAGCACTTGTCCTTTTACTACTGTATCACCCACTCTCACGTTTGGTCTAAGAGTAATGGTAGTAGATTGGTTGGTTTTTCTGAACTTAGTTAAGTTATATGTTTTAGTAGCAGATTCGAATTGTACTAAATCCTCATCTTCGCTTCTTTCGTATTTAATTACGATTTTGTCTGCATCTACATATTCTACTACACCATTTCCTTCAGCATTAATTAAAATTCTAGAATCTGTAGCCACTTGTTTTTCTAAACCTGTACCTACGATTGGAGCTTCTGGTTTTAACAATGGAACAGCCTGACGCATCATGTTAGATCCCATCAATGCACGGTTCGCATCATCATGCTCCAAGAAAGGAATTAAAGATGCAGAAATACCAGCAATCTGGTTAGGTGCGATATCTAATAAGTCTACTTGACTAGGCTCTACTACTGGATAGTCACCATCAAGACGAGCGATAACTCTTTCTGTATTGAAGGTACCATCATCTGCTAAATCTACGTTTGCCTGAGCAATGATTTTAGATTCTTCGTCTTCTGCATTTAAATAGATTGGTGCTGCAGAGAAATCTACTTTACCATTTTCTACTTTTCTATACGGAGTTTCGATGAAACCTAAAGTATTGATTTTTGCATAACATCCTAATGAAGAAATCAAACCGATGTTTGGTCCTTCAGGAGTTTCAATCGGACAAATTCTTCCGTAGTGAGTATGGTGAACGTCACGCACCTCGAAACCTGCTCTTTCTCTTGATAAAC
Proteins encoded:
- the rpoC gene encoding DNA-directed RNA polymerase subunit beta'; this translates as MMSKNKTSRFSKITIGLASPEIILQESKGEVLKPETINYRTHKPERDGLFCEKIFGPVKDYECACGKYKRIRYKGIVCDRCGVEVTEKKVRRERIGHINLVVPVAHIWYFRSLPNKIGYLLGLPSKKLDMIIYYERYVVIQQGIAKKADGSDFEDKEFLTEEEYLDVLETLPIENQYLEDTDPNKFVAKMGAEAVEELLKRIDLDALSYDLRHKAHNESSKQRRTEALKRLSVVEALRGANTRMINRPEWMVMRVLPVIPPELRPLVPLDGGRFATSDLNDLYRRVIIRNNRLKRLLEIKAPEVILRNEKRMLQEAVDSLFDNTRKSSAVKSESNRPLKSLSDSLKGKQGRFRQNLLGKRVDYSARSVIVVGPNLQLHECGIPKDMAAELYKPFIIRKLIERGIVKTVKSAKRIIDRKEPVVYDILENVMKGHPVLLNRAPTLHRLGIQAFQPKMIEGKAIQLHPLVTTAFNADFDGDQMAVHLPLGPEAILEAQLLMLGSQNILNPANGSPITVPSQDMVLGLYFMTKEAHSTETHKVKGEGLVFYSPEEVEIAYSEGQVSLNAKVRCRLPFKTEEGEIVTKLQDTTVGRILFNQIVPKQVGYIDELLTKKSLRNVIGKILADTDFPTTVKFLDDMKNLGYMNAFKGGLSFSLADIVVPAEKKTMIAQAIETVDEIKGNYNMGLITDTERYNQVIDVWTNTNAGLTEMIMSRMKSDQGGFNSVYMMLDSGARGSKEQIRQLSGMRGLMAKPQKAGAVGAEIIENPIIANFKEGLSILEYFISTHGARKGLADTALKTADAGYLTRRLVDVAQDVIITEDDCGTLRGTEVAALKKNDEIVEKLSERILGRVSLHDIYNPENDEILVHADELINEELAKKVEEAGIETVEVRSPLTCEAKKGICAKCYGRNLATGKMIHMGEAVGVIAAQSIGEPGTQLTLRTFHQGGTAGNVSENPTIVAKRDGIVEFDELRTIISEDENGNEADIVISRSTEFRLVADNAARTPLMVANVPYGSALSVKPGDKVKKGDLIAKWDPYNAVIIAETAGKVEYEDIIQGVSFQLEIDEQTGFEEKVISESRNKKAIPTLKVVDSKGIEQKAYNLPVGAHLMVNDGEKIKAGKVLIKIPRKSAKAGDITGGLPRVTELFEARNPSNPAVVTEIDGVVSYGKIKRGNRELIVESKTGEIKKYLVKLSNQILVQENDFVRAGSPLSDGSVTPDDILRIKGPTAVQEYLVNEIQEVYRLQGVKIDDKHFEIIVRQMMTKVEIVDGGDTQFLENSLEHKYDFLEENNRVFGLKVVTEPGDSKIFKAGQMITARELRDENSKLKREDLQLVEVREALTATATPVLQGITRAALQTKSFMSAASFQETTKVLNEAAVSGKVDELNGLKENVIVGHRIPAGTGLKDYQSVIVGSKKEFEDLN
- a CDS encoding T9SS type A sorting domain-containing protein, with amino-acid sequence MKKIYLFPFLLLLFVSKVYSQTLNERRATLESHIKNIENNASKLKSDGQVPPKEYNIRDLKNTIDPVTGENKFQSLVKLNNEIKSGKYAPKQNISFLGNIIPNSNQRINSINNTQWFERGPYSVGGRTRAILFDPNDATGKRVFAGGVSGGLWVNNDITNASSEWSPINDFWANLSVVCIAADPNNPQIMYVGTGESSTQDNVGAGIWKTTNGGATWTQIFAPANTYNSQGIRNGYFYVNDIKVRNNGGVSEVYAGVSGGYNEGFHGLYQSGLYKSTDGSNFTRITSLSLPEASYIGYSIQQIEIGFDNSVWVSTRGALFGGTTSGGKIFRSIDGINFTNIYNANLSNSRVQIALSKTNGAVAYGLLQGSGSTEPVRIIKTTDTGATWAASNVVNSGVTLPKDKDTGIPANDFTRGQSFYDLVIVTDPTNDATVYVGGIDLFRSTNSGSTWTQISKWSNNNQLATLSVSLVHADQHAIVFNPKDSNQIVFGNDGGIYFCSNKANIVTNTGISVRNNRYNVTQFYDAKMNPTKTNSTEEILAGAQDNGTRRFTGAPLANNLYSDAYYDGGDGAFVEFDDNNIYKISSYVYNNHYLYHAPSNTYIDLIDAPDNDLGHFINEATLDRNIDVFYSYGNKDATTKEITLNKVDGLSTNPLNLGRSKIILGNFTSEDVSCLAASPYQTTYTTLMVGFDNGRLFKVTYANTGIYQINELTVPFLGAISDIQYGTNDNEIIVTISNYNTDSVFYTTDGGTTWNSKEGNLPDMPIRSALMNPENKNEVILGTELGVWGTTNFLSATPTWSQYTNGLGNVRVTNLDYRPSTRTVLASTYGRGIFTTMNDTNLATTENSVEEIYRVYPNPTRGDFYLKMNAKHKNVTVNVFDISGKLVFTKNGVNAEEKISPSLPKGHYIVKVEKEGEYIFSSKLIVR
- a CDS encoding DUF3467 domain-containing protein — protein: MDNNQNQDQNINIQLNEMVAAGAYCNLALVNHSPSEFVLDFIQLMPGVQQAQVRSRVILAPLHAKRVLAALQQNIQNYEAQFGEIKEVEPFVVGAGNAQA
- the rpoB gene encoding DNA-directed RNA polymerase subunit beta gives rise to the protein MSKSKAITSTQENQRINFSSAKGNVVTPDFLDIQLQSFKEFFQLDTLPEDRVNEGLYKTFQENFPITDSRNQFVLEFLDYLVDSPRYSIDECVERGLTYSVPLKARLKLYCTDPEHEDFQTVIQDVYLGPVPYMTPSGSFIINGAERVIVTQLHRSPGVFFGQTYHANGTKLYYSRIIPFKGSWMEFTTDINNVMYAYIDRKKKLPLTTLLRAIGYESDKEILQIFDLAEEVKVSKANLKKVQGRTLAARVLNTWFEDFVDEDTGEVVSIERNEIILDRETVLEKEHLDLILDAGVKSILIHNENSGEFSIIQNTLQKDPTNSEKEAVEYIYRQLRNADPPDEETARGIIEKLFFSEQRYSLGEVGRYRLNKKLGLNIPTTTEVLTKEDIISIVRHLIELANSKTEVDDIDHLSNRRIKTVGEQLAGQFGVGLSRIARTIKERMNVRDNEIFTPLDLVNAKTLTSVINSFFGTNQLSQFMDQTNPLSEITHKRRLSALGPGGLSRERAGFEVRDVHHTHYGRICPIETPEGPNIGLISSLGCYAKINTLGFIETPYRKVENGKVDFSAAPIYLNAEDEESKIIAQANVDLADDGTFNTERVIARLDGDYPVVEPSQVDLLDIAPNQIAGISASLIPFLEHDDANRALMGSNMMRQAVPLLKPEAPIVGTGLEKQVATDSRILINAEGNGVVEYVDADKIVIKYERSEDEDLVQFESATKTYNLTKFRKTNQSTTITLRPNVRVGDTVVKGQVLCDGYATEKGELAIGRNLTVAFMPWKGYNFEDAIVINEKVVREDWFTSIHVDEYSLEVRDTKLGMEELTADIPNVSEEATKDLDENGMIRIGAEVKPGDILIGKITPKGESDPTPEEKLLRAIFGDKAGDVKDASLKADSSLRGVVINKKLFSRNIKDKKKRTEEKLKLEEIENRYKAQFDELRNTLLEKLNTLVNGKTSQGVNNDLEEEIIPKGAKFTLKLLQSVEDYVNVSGADWTVDADKNDLIKQLIHNYKIKYNDIQGVKNREKYAISIGDELPAGIIKLAKVYIAKKRKLNVGDKMAGRHGNKGIVSRIVREEDMPFLEDGTPVDIVLNPLGVPSRMNIGQIYETVLGWAGKKLGLKFATPIFDGASLEQITEYTEKAGLPIYGSTYLYDGGTGERFTQPATVGVIYMLKLGHMVDDKMHARSIGPYSLITQQPLGGKAQFGGQRFGEMEVWALEAFGASNILREILTVKSDDVIGRAKTYEAIAKGEAMPEPGIPESFNVLLHELQGLGLDIRLEE